A stretch of Paludisphaera borealis DNA encodes these proteins:
- the tet gene encoding Tet(A)/Tet(B)/Tet(C) family tetracycline efflux MFS transporter: MNPRKSVGRPLLVILATVTLDSVGLGLVLPVLPSLIRELTHTTDVAGHFGYFLAAYALMQFLFSPILGALSDRYGRRPVLLVSLAGAAVDYTVMAFTTSLPILYLGRIVAGITGANMAVATAYLADISDESERAQRYGYMNACFGIGFVAGPLLGGVVGAISPRYPFLAAAVFNGLNFLLGWFVLPESHLAEKQPLHITHLNPFRSLWWVFGIKAILPLLLVYSVISCVAQVPATIWVIYGEDRYAWGTRMVGLTFAVFGVMYGLSQAFLTGWMSKRWGDRRSLLLALIADNLGFVGMALATQGWMVFPVMILLAAGGIAMPALQALLSKQVDEGKQGELQGTLVSVMSLASIVGPVVVTTVYAQTSGLWPGFVWICGAVVYLLCFPALGFEFALAARRNGPETPVEA, encoded by the coding sequence TTGAATCCGCGCAAATCGGTCGGTCGCCCCCTGCTTGTCATTCTGGCCACGGTCACGCTCGATTCCGTCGGTCTGGGGCTGGTGCTCCCCGTGCTGCCGAGCCTGATCCGCGAGCTGACGCACACGACGGACGTGGCTGGGCACTTCGGCTATTTCCTGGCCGCTTACGCGCTGATGCAGTTCCTCTTCTCGCCGATCCTCGGGGCGCTCAGCGATCGCTACGGCAGGCGGCCGGTGCTGCTCGTCTCGCTGGCGGGGGCGGCGGTCGACTACACGGTGATGGCGTTCACGACGTCGTTGCCGATCCTGTACCTGGGACGGATCGTCGCGGGGATCACCGGCGCCAACATGGCGGTGGCGACGGCTTACCTGGCCGACATCTCCGACGAGAGCGAGCGGGCGCAACGCTACGGCTACATGAACGCCTGCTTCGGGATCGGATTCGTCGCCGGCCCGCTGCTCGGCGGCGTCGTCGGAGCCATCTCGCCGCGCTATCCGTTCCTCGCCGCGGCGGTCTTCAACGGCCTCAATTTCCTGCTCGGCTGGTTCGTGCTGCCGGAATCGCACCTGGCCGAGAAGCAGCCGCTTCACATCACCCACCTGAATCCGTTCCGGTCGCTGTGGTGGGTCTTCGGCATCAAGGCGATCCTCCCGCTGCTGCTCGTTTACTCGGTGATCAGCTGCGTGGCGCAGGTGCCTGCGACCATCTGGGTCATCTACGGCGAGGACCGGTACGCCTGGGGAACCCGGATGGTCGGCCTGACGTTCGCCGTCTTCGGCGTCATGTACGGACTATCCCAGGCGTTTCTGACGGGATGGATGTCGAAACGCTGGGGCGACCGGCGGTCGTTGCTGCTGGCGCTCATCGCCGACAACCTCGGCTTCGTCGGCATGGCGCTCGCGACCCAGGGCTGGATGGTGTTCCCCGTCATGATCCTACTGGCCGCCGGCGGGATCGCCATGCCCGCGCTTCAAGCGCTCCTCTCGAAACAAGTCGACGAGGGGAAGCAGGGCGAGCTTCAAGGGACGCTCGTGAGCGTCATGAGCCTGGCTTCGATCGTCGGACCCGTGGTCGTGACCACGGTGTACGCTCAAACCTCGGGCTTATGGCCTGGATTCGTCTGGATCTGCGGCGCGGTCGTCTACCTGCTCTGCTTCCCGGCCCTCGGGTTCGAATTCGCCCTCGCCGCCCGCCGCAACGGCCCCGAGACGCCCGTCGAAGCCTGA
- a CDS encoding PEP-CTERM sorting domain-containing protein: MVPRFSFAGLLTLLLGLSPTARAAHYTFTTIDVPGARDTEVVGINNHGQLTGAYFDLAGFSHAFVYSNGVFTTIAPPPGNQFFGARAINDAGEVLGHADVTGNYLFNGVTYTPIPNVPGSSSTLASGINNAGDITGDYVTADGSQVLGFLLKNGVFTTFSAPGGGNWTSGVGINDADQIVGHAYDSPLIASEFHGFLYRQGVFTRIEPPGVFESNATGINNLGQIVGTYHDPLIPTPSHIGSFLYSNGVYTKFDPPGAVSSGASDINDAGQIVGTFVDAAGREHGFIASVVPEPSSLAMAGIAGLVGLGCTWHHRRRRRSGALQ, from the coding sequence ATGGTACCACGTTTCTCGTTCGCCGGATTGCTGACGCTCCTCCTTGGCCTGAGCCCGACGGCCCGCGCTGCACACTACACTTTCACCACGATCGACGTGCCCGGTGCCAGGGACACCGAGGTCGTGGGGATCAACAACCACGGCCAACTTACGGGCGCATACTTCGATCTAGCGGGTTTCAGCCACGCTTTCGTCTACAGCAATGGTGTCTTCACTACGATCGCACCTCCCCCAGGGAACCAGTTCTTTGGCGCAAGGGCCATCAATGACGCTGGCGAGGTCTTAGGACATGCGGATGTGACGGGGAACTATCTCTTCAACGGCGTGACATATACGCCGATCCCCAACGTCCCCGGCTCAAGCAGTACGCTGGCCTCAGGCATCAACAACGCCGGTGATATAACCGGCGATTATGTCACGGCGGACGGGTCCCAAGTCCTTGGCTTCCTCTTGAAAAACGGAGTTTTCACAACGTTTTCCGCGCCCGGTGGAGGGAACTGGACGAGCGGCGTCGGGATCAACGACGCCGACCAGATCGTGGGCCACGCATACGACAGTCCCTTGATCGCGAGCGAATTCCATGGCTTCCTCTACCGCCAAGGCGTCTTCACCCGGATCGAGCCGCCGGGTGTTTTCGAGTCCAACGCCACTGGGATCAACAATCTCGGCCAGATCGTCGGCACCTACCATGATCCGCTGATTCCCACTCCGTCCCATATCGGGTCATTCCTCTATAGCAACGGCGTTTACACCAAATTCGACCCTCCTGGGGCGGTCTCATCTGGTGCAAGCGACATCAACGACGCCGGCCAGATTGTCGGGACGTTCGTAGACGCCGCGGGTCGCGAGCACGGCTTTATCGCCTCGGTCGTGCCCGAGCCTTCGTCGCTGGCGATGGCCGGCATCGCCGGACTCGTTGGCCTCGGTTGCACCTGGCATCATCGGCGAAGGCGGAGATCGGGCGCCCTGCAGTGA
- a CDS encoding glycosyl hydrolase, which yields MVATWIETAAKGRNAGPIRAGMWSAAVVGTHPIEDNQRVWLELFADDLSLGRIPTYWIENKGGNSFWHAPIPPQAVGIRLHYRSVAEHQDSETAYSAFQDSIVRPNLPDRTESADLLSSAVEGLVGNRTMSVRVDGRGSTYDVYFPTVGLHSNVRPKEGDRPQSRSHFRAIVGGLAVGRRLDWFNERSTWDAFQNYSGATNLLTTDLAWRNGPIRVLITDFVAMGDSLPVNAGMEKSSGQYIKRFRIKNEGTEPRLAIFGIYVQAEINGGVGDMGLSWHDQDRTLLAINRGHGHSNRKLARDSTVEFALALDHRGDVDCEPTGANEAILYRWIDLPPGESVTVDLLVSGAFTGWRGDQGTFVHWLRPALNWFRTTDLDQVEQSTALEWDNFVEPIPTFHLPRAAYAVSVRRSALAAALHADVETGAVAAGLDRGLSAYCWPRDAIWVGGALGRLGHPEILRGVYHWLSRVKAKNSPFLYWFQKYSIDGVPEWETPAIDQTALIPWGLERYYRATGDLEFVASVWPMVEQAARVCAGDSGGHPGLFFDETLNLISSAGMGDQLFGAFLYSNAAVVAGLRAASRLAERLDQSKSAAEWNALADRIWFEGILKKVSPEREGLAGLIDTETGRFLSGRRMSMLRGLWTRNPEYVADRSSVIDVNTLSLACPFGLLPATDPHLLRTAEAILRANPTMGADHNMLGRMSYPPSPPPRTGHVGEHHEISSLATFWMIRYLIQLGRESGQGRHWTRALAMIEAIVGRLGPLGLVLRASARGSEPASIAASPGGTAWGLHAMLIETMLDLTGLDYDAVDRRLTLKPTLPGSWPYTGLSRKLPCGDVAYRLERPIGGAVHRLTIEVQLLGPVTLDVSVTCPGLVELGPWHSTPPLPPPRFHSTTGRLDWTIQLPAGESRWSSTWG from the coding sequence ATGGTGGCGACGTGGATCGAGACGGCGGCGAAGGGGCGGAACGCGGGGCCGATTCGGGCGGGTATGTGGTCAGCCGCGGTGGTGGGCACCCATCCCATCGAAGACAACCAGCGGGTCTGGCTTGAGCTGTTCGCCGACGACCTTTCCCTCGGGCGGATTCCGACCTACTGGATCGAGAACAAAGGGGGGAACAGTTTCTGGCACGCCCCCATTCCTCCCCAGGCCGTCGGCATTCGCCTGCACTACCGCTCGGTCGCCGAGCATCAAGACTCCGAGACCGCCTATAGCGCGTTCCAGGATTCGATCGTCCGTCCCAACCTCCCTGACCGCACCGAATCGGCCGATCTGCTGAGTTCGGCCGTCGAGGGGCTGGTCGGCAACCGGACGATGTCGGTCCGGGTCGACGGCCGGGGTTCGACTTACGACGTCTACTTCCCGACCGTCGGCTTGCATTCGAACGTGCGTCCCAAGGAAGGCGACCGGCCGCAGAGCCGCTCGCACTTCCGGGCGATCGTCGGCGGTCTGGCGGTCGGCCGTCGGCTCGACTGGTTCAACGAGCGGTCGACCTGGGACGCCTTCCAGAACTACTCCGGCGCGACCAACCTCCTGACTACCGACCTCGCCTGGCGGAACGGGCCGATCCGGGTCCTGATCACCGACTTCGTGGCGATGGGCGATTCCCTGCCGGTGAACGCGGGCATGGAGAAATCGTCGGGCCAGTACATCAAGCGGTTCCGGATCAAGAACGAGGGGACCGAGCCGCGCCTGGCGATCTTCGGCATTTACGTCCAGGCCGAGATCAACGGCGGCGTCGGCGACATGGGCCTGAGCTGGCACGACCAGGACCGCACCCTGCTGGCAATCAACCGGGGCCACGGTCACTCGAACCGCAAGCTGGCGCGCGACTCGACCGTCGAATTCGCGCTCGCGCTCGACCACCGGGGCGACGTCGACTGCGAGCCGACCGGCGCGAACGAGGCGATCCTTTATCGATGGATCGACCTCCCCCCCGGCGAGTCGGTCACGGTCGACCTGTTGGTCAGCGGGGCATTCACCGGCTGGCGCGGCGATCAGGGCACTTTCGTCCACTGGCTGCGGCCGGCCCTCAACTGGTTCCGAACGACCGACCTCGACCAGGTCGAGCAGAGCACGGCGCTCGAGTGGGACAACTTCGTCGAGCCGATCCCGACGTTCCACCTGCCACGCGCCGCATACGCCGTGAGCGTGCGGCGTTCGGCGCTTGCGGCGGCCTTGCACGCCGACGTCGAGACCGGCGCGGTCGCCGCGGGGCTCGATCGCGGGCTTTCCGCCTACTGCTGGCCGCGCGACGCCATCTGGGTCGGCGGCGCTCTCGGCCGGCTCGGTCATCCCGAGATCCTTCGGGGCGTCTATCACTGGCTCAGCAGGGTCAAGGCCAAGAACAGCCCGTTCCTTTACTGGTTCCAGAAGTACTCGATCGACGGCGTCCCCGAATGGGAGACCCCGGCCATCGACCAGACCGCGCTGATCCCTTGGGGGCTCGAACGTTACTATCGCGCCACCGGCGACCTTGAGTTCGTCGCCAGCGTCTGGCCGATGGTCGAGCAAGCCGCCCGGGTGTGCGCCGGCGACTCGGGAGGGCACCCCGGGCTGTTCTTCGACGAGACCCTGAACCTGATCAGCTCGGCCGGGATGGGCGATCAGCTCTTCGGCGCGTTCCTCTATTCGAATGCGGCGGTCGTCGCCGGCCTCCGCGCCGCGAGCCGGCTCGCCGAGCGACTCGACCAGTCGAAATCGGCCGCGGAGTGGAACGCTCTGGCCGACCGCATCTGGTTCGAGGGCATTCTCAAGAAAGTCTCTCCCGAGCGAGAGGGGCTCGCCGGCCTGATCGACACCGAGACCGGGCGGTTCCTGAGCGGGCGGCGGATGTCGATGCTCCGTGGACTCTGGACCCGAAATCCCGAGTACGTGGCTGATCGCTCATCGGTGATCGACGTCAACACCCTGAGCCTGGCCTGCCCGTTCGGCCTCCTTCCCGCCACCGACCCCCACCTGCTGAGAACCGCCGAAGCGATCCTCCGCGCCAACCCCACAATGGGCGCCGATCACAACATGCTGGGCCGGATGTCGTATCCCCCCAGCCCGCCGCCGCGCACCGGACACGTCGGCGAGCACCACGAGATTTCCAGCCTGGCCACGTTCTGGATGATTCGCTACCTGATTCAGCTCGGCCGCGAATCCGGACAGGGGCGGCACTGGACTCGCGCGCTGGCGATGATCGAGGCGATCGTCGGCCGCCTCGGCCCGCTGGGATTGGTGCTTCGAGCCAGCGCCCGGGGGAGCGAGCCGGCCTCGATCGCCGCCAGCCCCGGGGGCACCGCCTGGGGCCTGCACGCGATGCTCATCGAGACCATGCTCGACCTGACGGGCCTCGATTACGACGCCGTCGATCGGCGGCTGACGCTGAAGCCAACGCTCCCCGGCTCGTGGCCCTACACCGGTCTGTCGCGCAAGCTCCCGTGCGGCGACGTCGCCTACCGCCTCGAACGGCCGATCGGCGGCGCGGTCCACCGGCTCACCATCGAAGTCCAGCTTCTGGGGCCTGTCACCCTCGACGTCTCGGTCACATGCCCCGGCCTCGTCGAACTCGGCCCCTGGCATTCGACCCCGCCGTTGCCGCCCCCCCGTTTCCACTCGACGACCGGCCGCCTCGACTGGACCATCCAACTCCCCGCCGGCGAGAGTCGATGGTCGTCGACATGGGGCTGA
- a CDS encoding UvrB/UvrC motif-containing protein: MICQRCQNEASVHLTERVGGKRQELHLCAGCARKAGLVLPESAPDLGLESVVQSLIVQNVGELVGELAELACPDCGTRYMDYRTDGRLGCPQDYRVFSKGLLPSLQRFHGATRHVGKTARLRPAAVHRLRLRSQLREAVAREDYEAAARLRDQIRLKDTHA; this comes from the coding sequence ATGATTTGTCAACGGTGCCAAAACGAGGCGTCGGTCCATCTCACGGAACGTGTCGGCGGCAAGCGGCAAGAGCTTCACCTCTGCGCCGGCTGCGCGCGGAAGGCGGGGCTGGTGTTGCCCGAGTCGGCCCCGGACCTGGGCCTCGAATCGGTCGTCCAGAGTCTCATCGTCCAGAACGTCGGCGAGCTGGTGGGCGAGTTGGCCGAGCTCGCCTGCCCCGACTGCGGGACGCGGTACATGGACTACCGGACCGACGGCCGCCTCGGCTGCCCGCAAGACTACCGCGTCTTCAGCAAGGGGCTGCTGCCGTCGCTCCAGCGGTTCCACGGCGCGACCCGGCACGTCGGCAAAACCGCCCGGCTCCGCCCCGCCGCCGTCCACCGCCTCCGCCTCCGTTCGCAACTGCGCGAGGCCGTCGCCCGCGAGGATTACGAAGCGGCCGCCAGGCTCCGAGATCAGATTCGCCTCAAGGATACACACGCATGA
- the trpE gene encoding anthranilate synthase component I, with amino-acid sequence MSSHRPSFEEFADRAPSAACVPVYRQLNGDSLTPVSAFERIERSAPSFLFESVVGGEKVGRYSFLGTEPFLRFEARGREVRVTDPRSPGIECRYQCDDPIAELEHLVESHRAAHVPGLPRFTGGAVGYAAYDAVRYTENLPNVPNDDRGLPDLSFAFFDRMVLFDHIRKTILVVVQAHVEPGGDLKKAYDLACSRVDELVERLDAPSANYPLRDIDTDGPVTLKPRSTFTREAYEQVVRHCQEYIKAGDIFQVVPSQRFEVQTTARPFNIYRVLRVVNPSPFLFYLTFDDFQLIGSSPEILVRVEEGIVTIRPLAGTRRRGKTEAEDQALAAELVADPKERAEHIMLVDLGRNDVGQVAEYDSVTLSDVMKVERYSHVMHITSNVTGKLQAGKTAFDALRAGLPAGTVSGAPKVRAMEIIDEVEPTKRGPYAGAVGYIDFTGNMDTCIALRTLVIRNGTAYVQAGGGVVYDSNPSDEYDETVNKASGLLKAIEIAETQL; translated from the coding sequence ATGAGCAGCCATCGTCCATCGTTCGAGGAATTCGCCGATCGCGCCCCGTCGGCGGCCTGCGTCCCAGTCTACCGACAGCTCAACGGCGACAGCCTGACCCCCGTCTCGGCCTTCGAGCGGATCGAGCGGTCGGCCCCGTCGTTCCTGTTCGAGAGCGTCGTCGGCGGCGAAAAGGTCGGCCGATACAGCTTTCTGGGAACCGAGCCGTTCCTCCGGTTCGAGGCCCGCGGCCGCGAAGTGCGGGTCACCGACCCCCGATCGCCGGGGATCGAATGCCGGTATCAGTGCGACGACCCGATCGCCGAACTCGAACACCTCGTCGAAAGCCACCGCGCGGCCCATGTTCCGGGGCTCCCTCGATTCACCGGCGGCGCTGTCGGCTACGCGGCCTACGACGCGGTTCGCTACACCGAGAACCTGCCCAACGTCCCCAACGACGACCGTGGCCTGCCCGACCTGTCGTTCGCCTTTTTCGACCGCATGGTCCTGTTCGACCATATCCGCAAGACCATCCTCGTCGTCGTCCAGGCCCACGTCGAACCCGGCGGCGACCTCAAGAAAGCCTACGACTTGGCCTGCTCCCGCGTCGACGAACTGGTCGAACGCCTCGACGCTCCCAGCGCCAATTACCCGCTCCGCGACATCGACACCGACGGCCCCGTCACCCTCAAGCCCCGCTCGACCTTCACCCGCGAGGCGTACGAGCAGGTGGTCCGACATTGCCAGGAATACATCAAGGCCGGCGACATCTTTCAGGTCGTCCCCAGCCAGCGGTTCGAGGTCCAGACCACCGCCCGCCCGTTCAACATCTACCGGGTTTTGCGGGTCGTGAATCCCAGCCCGTTCCTCTTCTACCTGACCTTCGACGACTTCCAGTTGATCGGCAGCTCGCCCGAGATTCTCGTCCGGGTCGAGGAGGGGATCGTCACGATCCGTCCCCTCGCCGGCACTCGTCGCCGGGGCAAGACCGAGGCCGAAGACCAGGCCCTGGCCGCCGAGCTGGTAGCCGATCCCAAGGAACGCGCCGAGCACATCATGCTCGTCGACCTCGGCCGCAACGACGTCGGCCAGGTCGCCGAATACGATTCCGTCACCCTGTCGGACGTCATGAAGGTCGAGCGGTACTCCCACGTGATGCACATCACCTCCAACGTCACCGGCAAGCTCCAGGCGGGCAAGACGGCCTTCGACGCCCTCCGCGCGGGCCTTCCGGCCGGAACCGTCTCGGGCGCCCCCAAGGTCCGGGCGATGGAGATCATCGACGAGGTCGAGCCCACCAAGCGGGGGCCTTACGCCGGTGCTGTCGGTTACATCGATTTCACCGGTAATATGGACACCTGCATCGCCCTCCGGACACTCGTGATCCGAAACGGCACAGCGTACGTCCAGGCCGGCGGCGGCGTCGTCTACGACAGCAATCCCAGCGACGAGTACGACGAGACCGTCAACAAGGCCAGCGGGCTCCTCAAGGCCATCGAGATCGCCGAAACCCAGCTCTGA
- a CDS encoding IS110 family transposase, which translates to MDIVHDRCAGLDVHKKTVVACVRHINPDGSVASVVHTFGTMTADLLALADWLDAHGVREVAMESTGVYWKPIFHILEGRFDVMLVNAGRLKQVPGRKTDVKDAEWIAQLLQHGLLSPSFIPKPEIRELRDLTRQRTELVRDRAAVANRLQKTLEDANVKLGSVASDVLGASGRAMIRAIIDGQDDPEKLADLAKQRLRGKIPELRRALLGRVTDHHRFVLRLLTDQIDALERLIERLDERIDEAMRPFDEAAGRLQGIPGVGDRAAEVIVGEIGPDVESFPTAGHLCSWAGLCPGNDQSAGKRRSGKTTKGSPWLRSLLVQSAWSASHAKNTAFSICYRRWVPRLGKKKALIAVAHKILVVIWHLLKNGADYRERQLPAPAA; encoded by the coding sequence ATGGACATCGTTCACGATCGCTGCGCCGGGCTCGACGTCCACAAGAAGACCGTCGTCGCCTGCGTCCGCCACATCAACCCCGACGGCTCGGTCGCCTCGGTGGTCCACACCTTCGGCACGATGACCGCGGACTTGCTGGCCCTGGCCGACTGGCTCGACGCCCACGGCGTCCGCGAGGTCGCCATGGAGAGTACGGGCGTCTACTGGAAGCCGATCTTCCACATCCTGGAAGGGCGATTCGACGTGATGCTGGTCAACGCCGGGCGGCTCAAGCAGGTCCCCGGCCGCAAGACCGACGTCAAGGACGCCGAGTGGATCGCCCAGTTGCTCCAGCACGGCCTGCTGTCGCCCAGCTTCATCCCCAAGCCGGAGATCCGCGAGCTTCGCGACCTGACCCGGCAGCGCACCGAGTTGGTCCGCGACCGCGCCGCGGTGGCCAATCGCCTCCAGAAGACGCTGGAGGACGCCAACGTCAAGCTGGGGTCGGTGGCCAGCGACGTCCTGGGGGCCTCGGGGCGCGCCATGATCCGGGCGATCATCGACGGCCAGGACGACCCGGAGAAGCTGGCCGATCTGGCCAAGCAGCGGCTCCGGGGCAAGATCCCCGAGCTGAGGCGGGCGCTGTTGGGCCGGGTCACCGACCACCACCGCTTCGTGCTCCGGCTGCTGACGGATCAGATCGACGCGTTGGAACGCCTGATCGAGCGGCTGGACGAGCGGATCGACGAGGCCATGAGGCCGTTCGACGAGGCGGCGGGCCGGCTCCAGGGGATCCCCGGAGTGGGGGATCGGGCGGCGGAGGTGATCGTGGGGGAGATCGGGCCGGACGTGGAGTCGTTCCCGACCGCGGGCCACCTCTGCTCCTGGGCGGGGCTGTGCCCGGGCAACGACCAAAGCGCCGGCAAACGCCGCAGCGGCAAGACGACCAAGGGGAGTCCGTGGCTGCGTTCGCTCCTGGTGCAGTCGGCGTGGTCGGCCAGCCACGCCAAGAACACCGCCTTCAGCATCTGCTACCGTCGATGGGTCCCACGACTCGGGAAAAAGAAGGCTCTGATCGCCGTGGCGCACAAGATCCTGGTGGTGATCTGGCACCTGCTCAAGAACGGGGCCGACTACCGCGAACGCCAACTACCAGCCCCTGCAGCCTGA
- a CDS encoding glycosyltransferase translates to MLKISIAMASYNGGRFLQQQLDSIARQSRPPDELVVCDDGSSDDTMDILNQFQGQASFPIEINRNESRLGYAKNFEKVMGLCKGDLIFPCDQDDVWHETKLQKHETIYNNETDVGMIYNNARYIDVDSQLLNGTVFERSFSRNPQMFETLQSDQAFIVLARNWRVSGCMISFRARFWEAIGPIPGELNHDDWVAICMSLLSRIRLIAEPLNDYRQHSNQATKGAEPSDAATSSSYVPVFTRLMEQRATELAQVKQRLKKLESSHPALRFPSHQDHLKGLMSHLWRRSSMSKKLLRRLPLILTELLLNNYARYNDNLRDCLSQDIRQSRFQ, encoded by the coding sequence ATGCTTAAGATTTCCATAGCCATGGCCAGCTACAACGGAGGGAGATTTCTCCAGCAGCAACTCGACTCGATCGCCAGGCAGTCCCGTCCGCCCGACGAGCTTGTGGTCTGCGATGATGGATCAAGCGACGACACGATGGACATATTGAATCAGTTTCAAGGCCAAGCTTCATTTCCAATCGAAATCAACCGCAACGAGTCACGGCTAGGATACGCCAAGAATTTTGAGAAAGTAATGGGTTTATGCAAGGGGGATTTGATCTTCCCGTGCGATCAAGACGACGTCTGGCACGAAACCAAACTTCAGAAGCACGAAACTATTTACAATAACGAAACCGACGTCGGAATGATTTACAATAACGCCAGGTACATCGACGTCGACTCGCAACTCTTGAACGGGACTGTATTCGAACGCTCCTTCAGCCGAAATCCTCAAATGTTCGAGACCTTGCAATCTGACCAAGCATTCATCGTCCTCGCGCGGAATTGGCGAGTCTCCGGCTGCATGATCTCGTTCCGAGCCCGATTTTGGGAAGCCATCGGTCCCATCCCAGGAGAACTCAACCACGATGACTGGGTGGCGATCTGTATGTCGTTGCTCAGTCGGATTCGCTTGATCGCCGAGCCGCTGAACGATTATCGCCAGCATTCCAATCAGGCGACGAAAGGCGCCGAACCGTCCGACGCGGCAACATCGAGTTCCTACGTCCCCGTCTTCACTCGACTCATGGAACAGCGAGCCACGGAATTAGCACAGGTCAAACAAAGATTGAAGAAGCTCGAATCTTCCCATCCGGCACTCCGATTTCCGTCGCACCAAGATCACCTGAAGGGACTCATGAGCCACCTCTGGAGGCGCAGCTCGATGTCCAAGAAGCTTTTGAGGCGGTTGCCTTTGATCCTGACCGAACTCCTACTCAACAATTACGCGCGGTACAACGACAATTTGAGAGACTGCCTCTCGCAAGATATACGACAAAGTAGATTTCAGTAA
- a CDS encoding UvrB/UvrC motif-containing protein, whose product MKCQKCAKPATFHITDIIEKGKHHEYHFCDEHARQHLAPPEESLDAPPISELAKKLVVSPPGSMREPSPADKQVCPVCQITFLEFRNSGRLGCPYDYEVFRDELMPLLESIHGETRHSGKVPKRAPRNTQQQTTLIQLRNELKRAVAAEDYEAAAKLRDKIKDIEQDQG is encoded by the coding sequence ATGAAATGCCAAAAGTGTGCGAAGCCTGCGACCTTCCACATCACCGACATCATCGAGAAAGGGAAGCATCACGAGTATCATTTTTGTGACGAGCACGCCCGACAGCACCTGGCTCCTCCCGAGGAGTCGCTCGATGCGCCGCCGATCAGCGAGCTGGCCAAGAAGCTGGTCGTCAGCCCGCCGGGATCGATGAGGGAGCCGTCGCCGGCCGACAAGCAGGTTTGTCCGGTCTGCCAGATCACGTTTCTCGAGTTCCGGAACTCGGGGCGGCTGGGATGCCCGTACGACTACGAGGTTTTCCGCGACGAGTTGATGCCGTTGCTGGAAAGCATCCACGGCGAGACCCGACACTCGGGGAAGGTTCCCAAGCGGGCCCCGCGCAACACGCAGCAGCAGACCACCTTGATCCAGCTTCGCAACGAGCTCAAACGGGCCGTGGCGGCCGAGGACTACGAGGCGGCGGCGAAGCTTCGCGACAAGATCAAAGACATCGAACAGGATCAGGGTTGA